DNA from Microbacterium sp. SORGH_AS_0969:
TCGCCGTGGGAGCGTCGTCGACAGCGCCGCTGCTCGCGGATCCGACGCAGGGCGTGCTCACCTTCGGTCTGCAGATGGACGGCGAATGGGCGCGGATGTCGCCCCTGACCTGGCCGTCGGTGCAGCTCGACGTGAACGGTGACACCCGTGCGGACTTCATCGTGCAGGTGCAGCCCGGCGACGCCGGTGATGTGCCGGTGGCGATGACGATCGATGCCGTGACGGGCGACACGATCGAGGAACGTCCGGTCAACGGTGTGTTCGGTGATCAGGGGACGAATGTCTTCGACAACACCGTTCTCACGATGTCGACCTCGCTGAAGGCGCTCGGATACACGCCGGGCACCACGCAGACGACGATCCGCTACCTCGCGCAGACGCGGTCGTACTACAACCCCGCTTTCGACGGTGGCTATCAGAGCGCGCTGGTCGATCAGACGGCTGCGGCCACGATCGACGCCTACACGCCCGCCCTGGCGTTCGGGGACTCCGGGTCGACGTTGTTCGCTGACGCTGCGGGATCGGTTGCGGTGAACCGGGCGGGGAAGGAGACGCCTCAGGTGCTCGTCCTCCACCTGCACGGCGATGGCGATGCGCGCGCGGAGATCGTCACCCCGACGGTCGTCCCTGAGCCCACGCCCACGCCGACGGACCCGGTCCCGAGCCCGACCGCATCCACCCCCGACGGTGGGGCGACGACTCCGCCCTCGCGCGGCGGCCTCGCCTCGACCGGTGTCGATGGCGTCGCGCTCATGTGGCTCGGTGCCGGTGCGGGTGCCGCGCTGGTCGCCGGATCGGCGATCGCGTGGCGACGCCGCCGACGCTCCTGAGTCCTGCCTCGGCGGGCGTCGCGCATCTCTCGGGATGCGCGGCGCCCACCGAGGCGGCACACTGGGGGGACATGTCCGATCAGACGCTCGTCATCTCCGACCCTCGCGCGGTCCGCGCCATGGCGAATCCTCTGCGCATGGTCGTGGTCGACGAGCTGTATCGACGTCAGGGTCCGGCGACCGCCACCGAACTCGCCGAGCTCGTCGGGCTCAGCCCGAGCGCGATGAGCTACCACCTCCGGGCGGCCGAATCCACAGGACTCATCCGGCGCGGTGAGTCGACGGACGGACGCGAACGGCCCTGGCTCCCCGCGGCGCCGAGCTACTCGCTCGTGGCGAGTGCGGAGTCGGATGCCGTTCAGCGGATGGTCCTAATCGATTCACGCCTGACCCCCATGCGTCAGCGCATGGAGGAACTGCTGGCGGTGCGGTCTGTCCGCCCTCCGGATGCCGACATCACCTACATGGTCCTGCGGACGGGGCAGCTGCTGTTGAGCGCCGACGAGGTGGGCCGGCTCCAGGACCGCGTCATGGAGGTCTTCGACGAGTTCGAGGCCCTGAGCGCCGGTCGCTCCGAGGAGGGCGAACTGCGGCGCGCGCGGTATATGTGGTCGATCGTCCCGGAGCAGATTCAGCCCGAGGATTGAATCCGAGAGCCGAGGCCGCGCACGGGTCGCCTGCGGTGATTCCGACGGGGCCGGGGTAGCATCCGGGAGCGCAGTGTGGAGAATCGCCCCGACGGAAGAGGTCTGATGTGAAGCGTTCGTCGTTCTTGGTCGCGGGAGCTGTGATCACCGGAGCCCTCTTGGCGGGATGTGCGCCCGCGGCTGATCCGACGCCGAATTCGGACGTGAGTGCGTCCGTGGCACCGGCGGACCCCCAACCGTCCGCGAGCTCGCAGGCTCTGCCGCCGACGGTCGTGTCGCCCGGTGACCTCGACGGACGGGACGTGTCGGTCATCGTCGGCACGGCCCTGGTCATCGCCGCGCCGGACGGCACGGACGCGGAGTGGACCGGGACGACCGCGGATCGCACCATCGCGGAGTTCTCGGCCGGCGGGGCCTCCGAAGGCGCGACGTTCCATCCTGGCTTCATCGCGCGGGGGACGGGAACGACCGACGCGACGCTCAGCGGACCGGACGGAAAAGAGATCGCCTTCCGCATCTCGGTGGTCGCCCCCTGACACTCGGCGGGCTCGTCCGACAGCAGACCCGAGTGCCATTGTCGGGCCGCCGGGGGCGAAACCTCCTGTCCGTACCGTGCTCTGCGTTCCCCTGTCAGATGTGTTGATACGTGTGGCTTCGTGTTGTATCGTGTGGGAATCCTCGAAGGAGATCCCGTGTACGCAATGGAGCGCCAGCAGCTCATCGAGCGCGAACTGCGCGAGGTCGGACGTGTCAGCGTCGTCGACCTGGCCCGTCGCTTCGATGTGACCACGGAGACCGTCCGTCGCGATCTCGACCGCCTCGAGACCACCGGGTCTCTCCGCCGCGTCCACGGCGGGGCCGTGAGCATCGATCGCGCCAGCACCGCCGAGTCGACGCTGACCGAACGTCGTGAGCGTCACGGTGACGCGAAGCGCGCGATCGCCGCGAGCGCGGCCGCTTTGCTGGGTTCCGACTTCCGAGGCTCGATCTTCGTCGACGCGGGCACGACGGCCGCCGCCGTCGCTGCGTCGCTGCCCGCCACGCTCACCGTCTCCGCCGGAGTCGAAGTCGTCACGCACTCGCTCGAAGCCGCGCACCTCCTCGCCGGTGAGGAGCGTCTGTCGCTCACCACCATCGGCGGTCGCGTGCGCGGCGTGACCGCCGCCGCCGTCGGTGCCCACACCGTCCGCGCGATCGGGCAGTTGCGGCCCGACATCGCCTTCATCGGCACCAACGGTCTGAGTGCGACGTTCGGTCTCAGCACCCCGGATCCCGAAGAAGCCGCCGTGAAGACGGCCATCATCCAGTCCGCGCGTCGGATCGTGCTCCTTGCCGACGCGGCCAAATTCGGAGAGGAACTACTCGTGAGCTTCGCTCGTCTCGACGAGATCGACGTCCTCGTCACCGACACCCCGCCGACCGGTGCCCTCTCCGAGGCCCTGGCGGACGCCGATGTGGAGGTACGCGTCGCATGATCGTCACCCTGACCGCCAACCCCTCGGCCGATCGGGCCGTCGTCCTCGCGGAGCCGCTCGCGCCGGGCGAGGTGCAGCGCGCACTGTCGTCGCGCGAGGACGCCGGGGGCAAGGGCGTCAACGTCGCCCGCGTCGTCACCGCGGCGGGCGCACCGGCGCGGGCCGTCGTTCCGGTGAACGGCCACGACCCCTACCGCCTTCTGCTCGAAGACGCCGGCATCGCGCTCGACCTCGTCGAGGTCGCGGGCCGCGCACGAGCGAACCTCACCATCACCGACCCGGCGGGCGAGACCACCAAGCTCAACCTCCCCGGGGCCGAGCTCTCCGCCGCGGAAGCCCGCGCGCTCGTGGCGGGCGTCGTCGCCGCGGCAGAGGGCGCGAGCTGGCTCGTCCTGGCCGGATCGCTGCCGCCGGGCGTGCCGCCGACGTTCTACGCCGATCTCATTGCGGCTGTCCGAGAGCGGTGGGGGAGCGCTGCTCCACGGATCGCCGTCGACGCCTCCGGCGCCGCCCTGGCCGCCGTCGTCGAGACCGCCCAGCCGGATCTCATCAAGCCCAACCACGAAGAACTCGCCGAGCTCGTCGGTGAGGATGCCGCGGACGACGCCGACGTCCTCGCCGAGGCGGCGCGTCGCGCACGCGCTCTCGTCCCCGGGCGCGTGGCATCCGCTCTGGTCACCCTCGGCGCCGACGGCGCTCTGCTCTTCTCGTCCGAGGGTGCCTGGCGCGGACGAGCCCCCAGAATCCAGGTCGCGAGCACGGTCGGCGCGGGCGACAGCTCACTCGCGGGCTATCTGCTCGCCGATCTCGAGGGAGCCGCCGCTCCCGAACGTCTCGCGCGCAGCATCGCCTACGGTGCCGCCGCCGCGACCCTGCCGGGAACGCAGGCCCCCACCCCGGCCGATCTGCCCTCCGGGGCGATCACCGTTTCCGATTTCCCCACCCCCATCGCAACATCCTGACCACGGAGGTCACTGCCCATGTCCGACATCATCACTCCGGAGCTCGTCAGCCTCGACGTGCCCCTGGGCACCGACAAGCAGTCGGTGATCCGAGCCCTCGCCGAGCGCGTCGTCGCGCAGGGTCGCGCGACCAGCGCGCAAGAGCTGTTCGACGACGCCTGGGCGCGTGAGCAGAAGGACGAGACCGGCCTGCCCGGCGGTATCGGTATTCCGCACGCGCGCAGCGCCTCGGTCACCGAGCCCACTCTCGCGTTCGCCCGCCTGACCCCCGGTGTCGACTTCGGCGCCCCCGACGGGCCCGCCGACATCGTCTTCCTCATCGCCGCGCCAGCTGGGGCCGACGAGGCGCACCTCGCGGTGCTGTCGCAGCTGGCCCGCAGCCTCATGAACGACCAGTTCATGTCGGGCCTGCGTTCGGCCTCGAGCCCCGCGGACGCGGTGCGGATCATCACGGATGCCGTGAACCCGGCCCCCGCGCCGGCGTCGGCCGAGGCCCCCGCCGCGACCCGCGCGGAAGCACGCACCGCCACGGCGACCAAGACCAAGAAGATCGTCGCCGTCACCGCGTGCGCGACCGGCATCGCCCACACCTTCATGGCCGCCGACGCGCTCACCGCTGCCGGCGCCGAGACCGAGGGCGTGGAGCTCATCGTCGAGCCGCAGGGCTCGAGTGGCTACAAGGCCCTCCCGCAGAGCGTGATCGACGACGCCGACGCCGTGATCTTCGCGGTCGACGTCGACGTGCGCGAGCCCCAGCGCTTCGCGGGCAAGCCCGTCGTCCGCGCGGGTGTCAAGCGCGGCATCGAGCAGCCGAAGCAGCTCATCGCCGAGGCCCTCGCCGCGAGCGACAACCCGAACGCCGCACGCGTGCAGGGCGGTGCCGCCTCGGCATCCGCTCCCGACGCCCCGGTCGCGCAACAGTCGGTGGGCCGTCGCATCCAGCGGTGGCTGCTCACCGGCGTCAGCTACATGATTCCGTTCGTCGCCGGTGGCGGTCTGCTCATCGCGCTCGGCTTCCTGCTCGGTGGCTACGAGGTCACCAAGGACGCCAAGGACATCATCATCCAGAACTCGCTCTGGGATCTGCCGACCGAGGGGATCACGTCGTCGTTCGGCCCGATCGGCCAGTACCTCGGCTCGGTCGCCTTCATGATCGGTGCCACCTCGATGGGCTTCATCGTCGCCGTGCTCGCGGGCTTCATTGCCTACGCGATCGCCGACCGTCCCGGTATCGCTCCGGGCTTCGTCGCCGGTGCCGTAGCGGTGCTGATGAACGCCGGCTTCATCGGCGGCATCATCGGCGGTCTGCTGGCCGGATTCATCGCCTGGTGGCTCGGGCGCTTCGACGCCCCGCGCTGGTTGCGCGGTCTCATGCCGGTCGTGATCGTTCCGTTTCTCGGCTCGATCTTCGCCTCGGGTCTGATGATCCTCTTCCTCGGTCGCCCGATCGCCTCGCTCATGGCCGCGCTCACCGATGGACTCACGTCGCTCGCGGCCAGCAGCGCGGGCGCGATCGTGCTCGGCGTGATCCTCGGCCTCATGATGTGCTTCGACCTCGGTGGCCCGGTCAACAAGGTCGCGTACGTCTTCGCCACGACCGGCCTCGCCGCCGCATCGCAGACCAACACCGCGCCCTACCTGATCATGGCCGCGGTCATGGCGGCGGGCATGGTTCCCCCGCTCGCGATGGCGCTCGCCTCGACCCTGCTCGCCCGGGGCAAGTTCACCCCCGTCGAACGTGAGAACGGTGCCGCCGCCTGGCTGCTCGGAGCCTCGTTCATCTCCGAGGGGGCGATCCCGTTCGCCGCGGCCGACCCCCTGCGCGTCATCCCCGCCTCGATGGTGGGTGGGGCGATCACGGGTGGCCTGAGCATGCTGCTGAGCGTGCAGTCGTTCGCCCCGCACGGTGGCATCTTCGTCTTCTTCGCGATCACCCCGTTCTGGGGTTTTGCCCTCGCGATCGTGGCGGGTACCGTCGTGACGGCGCTGATCGTCGTGGCCCTCAAGGGTCTCGGCCACAGCACCAAGGACGCCGCCGTCGCCGAGGCTGCGCCCGCAGCCACGGTCGCCGCCTAACACCCCGTCGAATCGAAAGGATTCACCATGGCAGAACGTCAGGCCACCATCGCCAGCGCCTCGGGCCTCCACGCCCGTCCCGCGAAGCTCTTCGTGCAGGCCGTGCAGGAGAAGAAGATCCCCGTCACGATCGCAGCGAACGGCGGCGCCGACCTCAACGCTGGCAGCATCCTCTCACTCATGGGCCTCGGCGCCGGTCACGGCACGGTAGTGACGCTCAAGGCCGAGGGTGAGGGTGCCGAGCAGGCCCTCGACGAGCTCGTCGCTCTCCTCGAGACCGACCTCGACGCGCAGTAAACACTTCACGCAGAACACCGGATGCCACGGGCCTGACGGCTCGTGGCATCCGGTGTTCTGGCGTTTCGGGGCGGCCGTGGTGTGCCGGACTCCGGACCAGCCCGGGGTCAGCGCCGCACCCGAGACGCGTTACCCGCCGAGGGCCTCACCCGTTCCGGAGTCCGGGACGACGCCGCGTCACACGTCGGTCGAGTCGCCCGGCTTCAGATCGACGAATGACCCGCCATTCTGCTCGGCGGCCCAGGTCAATCGCCCATCGCCCATCTGCTTCCCGGCGGCAGAGAGGGTCATGTCGTGCGTGGCGAAGACGCGCTCGGGCTTGACGTCGAGGACGAAGTCGATCGCGTCGCCGATCTTCAACCAGGGGGCGCCCACGGGGGCCGCGAGCAGAGCGACCTTCTTGTGCTTCGGGACGGTGTACGAATCGCCGGGGTAGTAGAGCGCATCGTTCACCAGGACGCCGACATTGTCGATGACCGGGATGGACTCGTGGATGACGGCGTGCTTCCCGCCGAAGAACTCCAGGTGGAAGGGCGCGAGGTCGAGGGTGTCGCCCGGATGCACGGCCGTGATCTCGAAGCCCACGGCGGCCTGCTTCACTCCCTCGGGGCCGTAGATCGGTGTGCCGGGGTGCGCTTCCAACAGACGCGTCAGATGCTCAGGCGTCCAGTGATCCGGGTGTTCGTGGGTGAGGACGATGCCCACGAGTCCGTCGAGGCCCTCGAGCGGCGAGGTGAAGCTCCCCGGATCGATGACGAGCGTGTGTCCCGACTCGGTGAGGACGAGGGCGGCGTGTTCGTGCTTGGTTACTCGCATGGCCGCAAGTCAACTCTTCGCACGACGGTGCGGCAACCGCTGGCGCGCACGACCGTGGCGGAGTAGATATGCCCGCCGGGGGATACTCGACGAGCTCTTCCCCCTGTCGTGCGATGGCGGTACGGTGGCCGGACACGCCCGAGATCCGTGGCGATCCCGCCCCGATTTTGCTTGCGTGTTTTTGTGGTGCATACTTGAACGGTTGCGACGCGGCCCCATCGTATAGCGGCCTAGTACGCCGCCCTCTCACGGCGGTAACGCGGGTTCGAATCCCGCTGGGGTCACCAACGACAAAAAGGCTCCGACCGAATGGTCGGGGCCTTTTTGTTGTTCGGGTGCCGCGGCTGGACGAGGAGCCGCATGAGCGGGTTGGGCCCCACCGCCCGGAGGCTCCGCGCGCCGCGTAGCGGCGGGTGGAGGGGGCGGAGGGAGAATCCCGCTGGGGTCACCAACGACAAAAAGGCTCCGACCGAATGGTCGGGGCCTTTTTGTTGTTCGGGTGCCGCGGCTGGACGAGGGCTTATAGGCAAGAACGTGTGGATGGCTCGGGCGTGTCAGCTCCGTCCTGCCCATCCGGTTCGGATCCAGAGGCCTTCCTCGGCGGTGACGGCGGTGTCGTAGAGAGCTGGCTGTCCGTCGTCGTCGGGCTCGTCGGGTGTGGCCGGCGGGGTGGGCGTGATGGCGTGCCGGTGCGCGCGCTCGAGGGGAACCTCGTGCAGCAGCAGGAACCACTCGACGGCTTTGCGGCGGTGCTCGGTGGGCATGCCCCGGTGATGGCGCAGAAGGTGGCGGATCTGACTGTTCAAACCCTCCAGGCGTGAAGTGGTGCGGGGGTTTCCGTGCTGGAGAGTGGTGAACACGTGCCCTGATTCTGCGGCGCGATGAAGGACATTCCAGGCTCGGCGGAGTTTGAAGTGGGTGAACCCGAAGTGCCCGTTCGCGTAGAGGGTGCGTTCTTTGGTGAGATGCCCGTGGGTCTGCCACCACGCTTGCAACGTGAGCCGCCAGGAGATGGCGTCATCGATGGTGTGGACCGCGGTCAACGCGAGGGAGATCTGGCGCAGGTCGCGGCCGGCGCGGGTGCGGGGATTGCGCGTCAGCTCGCGGGTGACGTTCAGTTGCAGGTGGAAGATGCAGCGTTGCACGGCGGTGTCGGGCCAGGTCGTGGCTAGGGCGGAGCGGATGCCGGAACCGCCGTCGGTGACGACGACGACCGGGGGCGGGACCTGTTCGAACAGGGCCGTCCACGCGGCGGTGGATTCTCGGGCGCACCACTGCCAGGCGAGGACGCGTCCGGTGTCGGATTGGGCGATGAGAAGGCACCAGGAGCCGATCCAGACACCGTCGACGAGGACGACATCGTGAACTTCGCCGGTGACCGGCATCACGGGCTGCAGACCCCAGCACCAGGCGGTGTCGTGACGAAATGAGCGCCCGGTTCCGCCGCCGATTTCCGCTTGCGTTGTTTTGCCCGTCAACCAGCGCAGGAACCGGCGCAGCTGCTCCCGCTCGCTCACGTCGCGTCGGGAGCGGACAGATGATGCGCCGCAGTCGGGGCAGCGCCATCGCTGTGTTCCGGCGGCGGTCTTACCGTTCTTCACCAGCCGAGCACCGCATATCACGCAGAGCGCCTGATTCGAGGGATGGTCCACGCCTAAGCGTCGCGGACCATGCACAACCCCGTTTCACCGCGTGATCGCGCGGCTAGATCACCATCCCATCCACACGTTCTTGCCTATAACCCTGGACGAGGAGCCGCATGAGCGGGTTGGGCCCCACCGCCCGGAGGCTCCGCGCGCTCGGCGGTGCGCGCCCGCCATGCGCAGAATCGGAGATGTGCATCGGATTCGGATGCCGCGAGCACTGGCATCCGAATCCGTTGGCGGCGTCCGACTCCGGCGTCACACGTCCGCGTCGGTCGACCGGCGACGCCGGGCCCGCCGGACTCCCCACACCACCGCGCCGATCACCGCGGCCACGGCGAGCCAGGGGAGAAGGAAGCCCAGCCCGATCACGACGCCGTTCAGCGCGGCGACGAGACCGTTCCACCCCGCGACGAGGCCGTCGCCGAAGCCGGCGGGATCGGCCGAGACGGTCGAGGCCTGAGGGAGCACCTGCACCGACAGGGACGACATCGCCACCTGGGACTCCAGGAGCGTCAGCTGCTGCCGGTCCGCATCCAGCTGCGCCTGGCGCTCGGCGAGAGCCGACTCGGCCGCGATGAGATCGCTCACCGAGGCGGCCTGTGCCATCAGCTCCGTCAGTCGAGCGACGGATGCCTCGGCGGCGGCGACGCGTGCCCGCAGGTCGACCGCCTGATCGGTGACATCGCTTCGGTTCACGCTCGACGCGGTCACGGTCCCGATGTCGGACAGGCCGTCCATGACGCCCGTGAGCTTGTCGGCGGGGACGCGGACGGTGACCCACGCGGTCGAGGGATCACCGCTCGCGCCCTGCGGCATATCCTGCCCCTCGAACGGCACCGCGCCGGACGCGCCGCCGACCTGCGACGATTCGACGTAGCCTCCGACGGAGGTCGCGGCATCCGAGATCCCGGTGACAGCGGCGCCGACGTCGCTCGCCTCGACCGTGGCCGATCCGTTCGCGACGATCTCGCGCGTGGGAGCGCCGGGCGCGGCCTCGGTGACCGATCCATCGAGCGAGGGGGCATCGGCGGCACTACCCGCGGCCCCGGAGTACTGCTCCGTGAGGGCGTCCCCACCCGCGGCGGACTGCTCGAACAGAGCGCGACTGCCGCCGTTCATGACGGCGGGGCCGACGATGGCCGCGATCAGGACCACGCTGGCGGCCGCGGCGGTCCACCCGCCGATCCGGGCGCGACGCCGCCGGCGATCGGTACGGACGGAGTCGCTGATGCGCGCGAAGATCACCCTCTCCATTGATTCGATCCGGTCGTCGTCGAGAGGGGGGAGCGTGGGGGTGTTCATGGGGTCTCCGTCTCCATTGCGGTGGCGCGCATCCGGGACCGGATGCGGGAGAGGCGATTGCGCACCGTGCCGTGCGTGACGCCGAGATGCTCTGCCGCAGCCTGGTAGCCGTAGCCCTCGGCGGCGCACAGACGGAAGATCTCGCGATCCACCTCGCCGAGGCCGTCGACCTCGGCGAGGATCGCACGCACCGTTTCCGCGTCGACGACCTCCTGCTCGACGTCGACGCGCGCAGGCATCTCCGGGTCGAGGGCGGCGTGCGCTCCGTGACGCGCCCGGGCACGGAGGCGGTTCGCCGCCTGGAGGCGACAGACCGTCGCAAGCCACGGCAGGAGCGACGTCCCCTCCAGCGTCATACCGGGCAGCTTCTTCCACGCGACGACGAACGTGTCCTGCACGACGTCGTCCGCATCGCTGGGATTGCCGACCAGGCCCAGTGCCGTCCAGTACACGGGGCGGACGTACGCGCGGTACAGCGATCGGAAGGCCATCTCCGACCCGCCCGCTGCGCGCGCGACGAGCGCCCTGTCGTCGATCACGTCGTCGGTCATCGGCATCCACTTCTCGTCGGGAGCGGCTCTGCGAGCACTCTCTCACTGAGAGGTGTTCGGGCGCGCGCGATCGTCTCACGGAGATACGCACGCAATGAGCACTACGTGCACAAGCCGCCCGCTGCGCAGGGGACGGCCGATAAACTAGAGCGTTTCCCCCCGAGAAAGGCCCGCGATGGAGCTGCAGCTGGACCCGCTCTTCCAGACGATCACCCTCGTGGTGCTCGTGCTGATCCTGGTCGCGGATCTGCTGATCATCCTCAAGCGCCCTCACATCCCCGCGGCGAAGGAATCGACCCTGTGGGTCGTGTTCTACGTCACGCTCGCGCTCATCTTCGCCGGAGTGCTGTGGATCGTCGCCGGGGGAGAGGTCGCGGGGCAGTTCGTCGCCGGCTGGCTGACCGAGTACAGCCTCTCGATCGACAACCTGTTCGTCTTCGTGCTGATCATGGGGCAGTTCGCGGTGCCCCGGCGCTATCAGCAGGAGGTGCTGATGGTGGGCATCATCATCGCGCTCATCCTGCGTGGGGCGTTCATCCTGGTCGGCGCGACCATCATCGAGAACTTCAGCCCGATCTTCTACCTGTTCGGCGCGTTCCTCGTGTACACCGCGATCCGCC
Protein-coding regions in this window:
- a CDS encoding helix-turn-helix transcriptional regulator — encoded protein: MSDQTLVISDPRAVRAMANPLRMVVVDELYRRQGPATATELAELVGLSPSAMSYHLRAAESTGLIRRGESTDGRERPWLPAAPSYSLVASAESDAVQRMVLIDSRLTPMRQRMEELLAVRSVRPPDADITYMVLRTGQLLLSADEVGRLQDRVMEVFDEFEALSAGRSEEGELRRARYMWSIVPEQIQPED
- a CDS encoding DeoR/GlpR family DNA-binding transcription regulator — protein: MYAMERQQLIERELREVGRVSVVDLARRFDVTTETVRRDLDRLETTGSLRRVHGGAVSIDRASTAESTLTERRERHGDAKRAIAASAAALLGSDFRGSIFVDAGTTAAAVAASLPATLTVSAGVEVVTHSLEAAHLLAGEERLSLTTIGGRVRGVTAAAVGAHTVRAIGQLRPDIAFIGTNGLSATFGLSTPDPEEAAVKTAIIQSARRIVLLADAAKFGEELLVSFARLDEIDVLVTDTPPTGALSEALADADVEVRVA
- a CDS encoding 1-phosphofructokinase family hexose kinase; the protein is MIVTLTANPSADRAVVLAEPLAPGEVQRALSSREDAGGKGVNVARVVTAAGAPARAVVPVNGHDPYRLLLEDAGIALDLVEVAGRARANLTITDPAGETTKLNLPGAELSAAEARALVAGVVAAAEGASWLVLAGSLPPGVPPTFYADLIAAVRERWGSAAPRIAVDASGAALAAVVETAQPDLIKPNHEELAELVGEDAADDADVLAEAARRARALVPGRVASALVTLGADGALLFSSEGAWRGRAPRIQVASTVGAGDSSLAGYLLADLEGAAAPERLARSIAYGAAAATLPGTQAPTPADLPSGAITVSDFPTPIATS
- a CDS encoding fructose-specific PTS transporter subunit EIIC, translated to MSDIITPELVSLDVPLGTDKQSVIRALAERVVAQGRATSAQELFDDAWAREQKDETGLPGGIGIPHARSASVTEPTLAFARLTPGVDFGAPDGPADIVFLIAAPAGADEAHLAVLSQLARSLMNDQFMSGLRSASSPADAVRIITDAVNPAPAPASAEAPAATRAEARTATATKTKKIVAVTACATGIAHTFMAADALTAAGAETEGVELIVEPQGSSGYKALPQSVIDDADAVIFAVDVDVREPQRFAGKPVVRAGVKRGIEQPKQLIAEALAASDNPNAARVQGGAASASAPDAPVAQQSVGRRIQRWLLTGVSYMIPFVAGGGLLIALGFLLGGYEVTKDAKDIIIQNSLWDLPTEGITSSFGPIGQYLGSVAFMIGATSMGFIVAVLAGFIAYAIADRPGIAPGFVAGAVAVLMNAGFIGGIIGGLLAGFIAWWLGRFDAPRWLRGLMPVVIVPFLGSIFASGLMILFLGRPIASLMAALTDGLTSLAASSAGAIVLGVILGLMMCFDLGGPVNKVAYVFATTGLAAASQTNTAPYLIMAAVMAAGMVPPLAMALASTLLARGKFTPVERENGAAAWLLGASFISEGAIPFAAADPLRVIPASMVGGAITGGLSMLLSVQSFAPHGGIFVFFAITPFWGFALAIVAGTVVTALIVVALKGLGHSTKDAAVAEAAPAATVAA
- a CDS encoding HPr family phosphocarrier protein, coding for MAERQATIASASGLHARPAKLFVQAVQEKKIPVTIAANGGADLNAGSILSLMGLGAGHGTVVTLKAEGEGAEQALDELVALLETDLDAQ
- a CDS encoding MBL fold metallo-hydrolase codes for the protein MRVTKHEHAALVLTESGHTLVIDPGSFTSPLEGLDGLVGIVLTHEHPDHWTPEHLTRLLEAHPGTPIYGPEGVKQAAVGFEITAVHPGDTLDLAPFHLEFFGGKHAVIHESIPVIDNVGVLVNDALYYPGDSYTVPKHKKVALLAAPVGAPWLKIGDAIDFVLDVKPERVFATHDMTLSAAGKQMGDGRLTWAAEQNGGSFVDLKPGDSTDV
- a CDS encoding IS1249 family transposase; this encodes MHGPRRLGVDHPSNQALCVICGARLVKNGKTAAGTQRWRCPDCGASSVRSRRDVSEREQLRRFLRWLTGKTTQAEIGGGTGRSFRHDTAWCWGLQPVMPVTGEVHDVVLVDGVWIGSWCLLIAQSDTGRVLAWQWCARESTAAWTALFEQVPPPVVVVTDGGSGIRSALATTWPDTAVQRCIFHLQLNVTRELTRNPRTRAGRDLRQISLALTAVHTIDDAISWRLTLQAWWQTHGHLTKERTLYANGHFGFTHFKLRRAWNVLHRAAESGHVFTTLQHGNPRTTSRLEGLNSQIRHLLRHHRGMPTEHRRKAVEWFLLLHEVPLERAHRHAITPTPPATPDEPDDDGQPALYDTAVTAEEGLWIRTGWAGRS
- a CDS encoding DUF4349 domain-containing protein, giving the protein MNTPTLPPLDDDRIESMERVIFARISDSVRTDRRRRRARIGGWTAAAASVVLIAAIVGPAVMNGGSRALFEQSAAGGDALTEQYSGAAGSAADAPSLDGSVTEAAPGAPTREIVANGSATVEASDVGAAVTGISDAATSVGGYVESSQVGGASGAVPFEGQDMPQGASGDPSTAWVTVRVPADKLTGVMDGLSDIGTVTASSVNRSDVTDQAVDLRARVAAAEASVARLTELMAQAASVSDLIAAESALAERQAQLDADRQQLTLLESQVAMSSLSVQVLPQASTVSADPAGFGDGLVAGWNGLVAALNGVVIGLGFLLPWLAVAAVIGAVVWGVRRARRRRSTDADV
- a CDS encoding RNA polymerase sigma factor — encoded protein: MTDDVIDDRALVARAAGGSEMAFRSLYRAYVRPVYWTALGLVGNPSDADDVVQDTFVVAWKKLPGMTLEGTSLLPWLATVCRLQAANRLRARARHGAHAALDPEMPARVDVEQEVVDAETVRAILAEVDGLGEVDREIFRLCAAEGYGYQAAAEHLGVTHGTVRNRLSRIRSRMRATAMETETP